One genomic segment of [Pasteurella] aerogenes includes these proteins:
- the nrfG gene encoding cytochrome c nitrite reductase, subunit NrfG has translation MNLLLTGVVIFIVLILLLLWLPMARSMKPQHNYRQQQNIALYQQQMAQEPSHELATELSQRLLQDEKYLENQPHFSFAQDKSAVSFGAKIVLAGVLIGIPLIWYVALPRYSDVLQGEQAYLEQKQKAVMANLSGDNQEYIEKIQQQLRQDPNDAKLWLLLGQAYMQANEWDSALISFSNAEKLEGSKANILGLAASALYYQAGERITPKVSQLLEIILQQDPQETSALSLLAAEAYKQQDYAQALSLWQKILDSGKSQVDRRMIIQRMKSIEMLQSPTSP, from the coding sequence ATGAATCTATTATTGACCGGCGTGGTGATTTTTATTGTTTTAATCTTGCTTTTGTTATGGTTGCCAATGGCAAGATCGATGAAGCCACAGCATAATTATCGCCAACAACAAAATATCGCGCTTTATCAGCAACAAATGGCGCAGGAACCGAGCCACGAATTGGCGACAGAATTAAGCCAACGTTTGTTGCAAGATGAAAAATACTTGGAAAATCAACCGCACTTTTCCTTTGCACAAGATAAAAGTGCGGTCAGTTTTGGCGCTAAAATTGTTTTGGCGGGCGTGTTGATTGGCATTCCGCTCATCTGGTATGTAGCACTGCCACGTTATAGCGACGTATTGCAAGGCGAACAGGCGTATTTGGAGCAAAAACAAAAAGCGGTGATGGCGAATTTAAGCGGCGATAATCAGGAATATATCGAAAAAATTCAACAACAATTGCGCCAAGATCCGAATGATGCCAAGTTGTGGTTGCTGTTGGGGCAAGCGTATATGCAGGCGAATGAATGGGACAGCGCGTTGATAAGTTTTTCCAATGCGGAAAAATTGGAGGGATCGAAAGCTAATATTTTAGGCTTGGCGGCAAGTGCGTTGTATTATCAAGCCGGCGAGCGCATCACGCCGAAAGTCAGTCAATTGTTAGAGATTATTTTGCAGCAAGATCCACAGGAAACCTCCGCCTTGTCTTTATTGGCGGCAGAGGCGTATAAGCAACAAGATTATGCGCAAGCCTTGAGCTTGTGGCAAAAAATCCTAGACAGCGGAAAATCGCAAGTGGATCGCCGCATGATAATTCAGCGCATGAAAAGTATAGAAATGTTACAATCGCCCACTTCACCTTAA
- a CDS encoding FAD-dependent oxidoreductase — translation MTNFSQVIIIGAGAAGLFCAGEMAKAGVQVTILDNGKKVGRKILMSGGGFCNFTNLDVGPQHYLSQNPHFVKSALARFNQWDFIARVAERGIAYHEKELGQLFCDKGAEDIVAMLADSCAQYQVNIQLRQQIEQVELVADNASMRFALKANGVQWHCHSLVIASGGLSMAGLGATPFGYQVAQQFGLNVIAPRASLVPFTWREKDKFYTALSGVSLPVCVKAKCGQIFSNNLLFTHRGISGPAILQISNYWQPNETLEVDCLPHMNVVEFIHNLRTTSPKLRLKTALSRILPSRLLELWIEQGLLQDDTLAQLSNAQLAALDLQIHHWQITPNGTEGYRTAEVTMGGVDTQEISSKTMEAQRISGLYFIGEVLDVTGWLGGYNFQWAWSSAYACAQAICAKLEG, via the coding sequence ATGACCAATTTTTCGCAAGTGATCATCATTGGCGCCGGTGCGGCAGGATTGTTTTGTGCCGGCGAAATGGCAAAAGCTGGCGTACAAGTGACGATTTTGGATAATGGCAAAAAAGTCGGACGCAAAATTTTGATGTCTGGCGGCGGGTTTTGTAATTTCACCAATTTAGATGTCGGCCCACAGCATTATTTATCGCAAAATCCCCATTTTGTTAAATCCGCGTTGGCACGTTTTAATCAATGGGATTTTATTGCCCGAGTGGCAGAACGAGGCATTGCTTACCATGAAAAAGAACTGGGGCAATTATTTTGTGATAAAGGTGCGGAAGATATTGTCGCCATGTTAGCGGATAGTTGCGCGCAATATCAGGTGAATATCCAATTGCGTCAGCAAATTGAACAGGTGGAGTTGGTCGCTGATAATGCGTCGATGCGCTTTGCGTTAAAAGCGAATGGAGTGCAATGGCATTGCCACAGTTTGGTGATCGCCAGCGGTGGTTTGTCTATGGCGGGGTTGGGGGCAACGCCTTTTGGCTACCAAGTGGCACAGCAATTCGGGTTAAATGTGATTGCGCCGCGCGCTTCGTTGGTACCATTTACTTGGCGCGAAAAAGACAAATTTTATACCGCACTTTCCGGTGTCTCATTGCCGGTCTGCGTGAAAGCGAAGTGCGGTCAAATTTTTAGCAATAATTTATTGTTCACTCATCGCGGTATTTCCGGACCGGCAATCTTGCAAATTTCTAATTATTGGCAACCGAATGAAACGCTGGAAGTAGATTGTTTGCCACATATGAATGTAGTGGAGTTTATACATAACTTGCGCACAACCTCGCCGAAATTGCGTCTAAAAACCGCATTATCGCGTATTTTGCCAAGTCGTTTATTGGAGCTTTGGATTGAACAGGGGCTGTTGCAAGATGACACCTTAGCGCAACTTTCCAACGCTCAGTTGGCGGCATTGGATCTTCAAATTCATCACTGGCAAATTACGCCGAATGGAACCGAGGGATATCGTACCGCCGAGGTGACTATGGGCGGCGTGGATACGCAAGAGATTTCCTCTAAAACTATGGAGGCGCAACGCATCAGTGGATTGTATTTTATCGGCGAAGTGCTGGATGTAACCGGCTGGCTGGGTGGTTACAATTTCCAATGGGCTTGGAGTTCTGCCTATGCTTGCGCGCAAGCAATTTGTGCAAAACTTGAGGGATAA
- the cybC gene encoding cytochrome b562 family protein yields the protein MLKFKHILSVALLALATNVMADVGAEMSQMNRQVKALNNATSAEEFTQSSDKFLAAANKAKVTMPDSLNGDQEKFKGYQQGIQQVIDVVEQAKGLAAKGKLDEAKNMVQGLDALKKRYHKEYKK from the coding sequence ATGTTGAAATTCAAGCATATTTTATCCGTCGCCTTATTGGCGTTAGCGACCAATGTGATGGCAGATGTGGGCGCGGAAATGTCGCAAATGAACCGTCAAGTGAAGGCGTTAAACAATGCGACCAGCGCGGAAGAATTTACCCAATCTTCCGATAAATTCTTGGCGGCGGCGAATAAAGCGAAAGTGACCATGCCGGATAGTTTGAACGGTGACCAAGAAAAATTTAAAGGTTATCAACAAGGTATTCAACAGGTGATCGATGTTGTTGAGCAAGCAAAAGGCTTGGCGGCAAAGGGTAAATTAGACGAAGCGAAAAACATGGTACAAGGTTTGGATGCACTAAAAAAACGCTATCATAAAGAATATAAAAAATAA
- the nudC gene encoding NADH pyrophosphatase, with product MKIIQPHDHGFWLLTQGSAIYLQQETLPQGRAEELALQGKLGMVIGELEQQPLWLLEEEPDDAAREYVSLRTQLFLPERTFNLLARGVELNHFFNTHRFCGKCGHQTCITEDEWAVQCQNDACGYRTYPVICPSIIVAVRRGKEILLANHLRHKGGIYTTLAGFVEVGETFEQTVMREVFEETGIKVKNIRYFGSQPWAFPNSQMVGFLADYDSGEIRLQEAEIYDAQWFRYDAPLPELPPPGTIALKLIQATLALCADDDRQIQT from the coding sequence ATGAAAATAATTCAACCTCATGACCATGGATTTTGGTTGTTGACGCAAGGATCAGCGATTTATTTACAACAAGAGACGTTGCCGCAAGGTCGCGCTGAAGAGTTGGCGTTGCAAGGTAAATTAGGCATGGTGATCGGTGAGTTGGAGCAGCAGCCTTTGTGGTTGCTGGAAGAAGAGCCTGATGATGCAGCGCGGGAGTATGTTTCTTTGCGTACGCAACTTTTTTTGCCGGAACGCACCTTTAATTTGTTAGCGCGCGGTGTGGAATTAAATCATTTTTTTAACACCCACCGTTTTTGCGGCAAATGCGGACATCAAACTTGTATAACCGAAGATGAATGGGCAGTGCAATGCCAAAATGATGCTTGTGGTTATCGTACCTATCCGGTGATTTGTCCGTCAATTATTGTGGCAGTGCGTCGCGGAAAGGAAATTTTATTGGCAAATCATTTGCGCCATAAAGGCGGAATTTATACTACGCTGGCGGGCTTTGTTGAGGTGGGCGAGACCTTTGAGCAAACGGTGATGCGTGAGGTGTTTGAAGAAACGGGCATTAAAGTCAAAAATATTCGTTATTTCGGTAGCCAACCTTGGGCATTTCCGAATTCGCAGATGGTGGGTTTTTTGGCGGATTATGACAGCGGCGAAATTCGGCTGCAAGAGGCGGAGATTTATGATGCCCAATGGTTTCGTTATGATGCGCCGCTGCCGGAATTGCCGCCGCCGGGGACCATTGCGTTAAAATTAATTCAGGCGACGTTGGCGTTGTGTGCCGATGATGATCGCCAAATCCAGACATAA
- the hemE gene encoding uroporphyrinogen decarboxylase, with product MSILKNDRYLRALLRQPVDMTPVWMMRQAGRYLPEYKATRAQAGDFMSLCRNADLACEVTLQPLRRYALDAAILFSDILTIPDAMGLGLSFGAGEGPRFERVIDSQSAVDNLPIPDPEQELQYVMNAVRTIRHELKGEVPLIGFSGSPWTLATYMVEGGSSKAFTKIKKMLYAEPKLLHQLLEKLAESVVLYLNAQIKAGAQAVMVFDTWGGVLGHREYLDFSLQYMHKIVEGLIRENEGRRVPVTLFTKGGGLWLEAMADTGCDALGLDWTVNLAEAKARVGHKVALQGNMDPSVLYATPMRIEQEVKQILADFGQGSGHVFNLGHGIHQDVPEMSPQIFVDAIHQYSQPYHK from the coding sequence ATGAGCATATTAAAAAACGATCGCTATTTACGAGCATTATTGCGCCAGCCGGTGGACATGACGCCAGTGTGGATGATGCGTCAAGCGGGGCGTTATTTGCCGGAGTATAAAGCGACACGCGCGCAAGCAGGCGATTTTATGTCGTTGTGTCGCAATGCGGATTTGGCTTGTGAGGTGACATTACAACCCTTGCGTCGCTATGCGCTTGATGCGGCGATTTTGTTTTCCGATATTTTAACCATTCCGGATGCGATGGGATTGGGGTTAAGTTTTGGCGCTGGTGAAGGCCCGCGATTTGAACGCGTGATTGATAGCCAAAGTGCGGTGGATAATTTGCCAATTCCGGATCCGGAACAAGAATTGCAGTATGTGATGAATGCGGTGCGAACTATCCGTCATGAGCTAAAAGGTGAGGTGCCTTTGATTGGTTTTTCCGGCAGCCCTTGGACTTTGGCAACCTATATGGTGGAAGGTGGGAGCAGTAAAGCCTTTACGAAAATTAAGAAAATGTTATATGCAGAACCTAAGCTATTGCACCAATTGTTAGAAAAACTGGCGGAGTCAGTTGTTTTGTATTTAAATGCGCAAATTAAAGCTGGCGCACAGGCAGTGATGGTGTTTGATACTTGGGGCGGTGTGTTGGGTCATCGTGAATACCTTGATTTTTCCTTGCAATATATGCACAAAATTGTTGAGGGTTTAATTCGTGAAAATGAGGGGCGTCGTGTGCCGGTGACACTGTTTACCAAAGGCGGTGGTTTGTGGTTGGAAGCCATGGCGGATACGGGTTGTGATGCGCTTGGGTTGGATTGGACCGTAAATTTAGCCGAGGCAAAAGCACGTGTTGGGCATAAAGTGGCGTTGCAAGGTAATATGGATCCATCAGTGTTATATGCAACACCAATGCGTATTGAACAAGAAGTCAAACAAATTTTGGCAGATTTTGGGCAAGGCAGCGGACACGTGTTTAATTTGGGGCATGGGATTCATCAAGATGTACCAGAAATGAGTCCGCAAATTTTTGTGGATGCCATTCATCAATATTCTCAACCTTATCATAAATAA
- a CDS encoding Protein of uncharacterised function (DUF416) yields MRNPIHKRLENLHSWQHLTFMACLCERMYPNFVMFCQVTEQDPQVAKTYHNILNLVWEQLTVKGAKINFENQLEKLEAIIPDVNDYEFFGVLPAIDACEGLAELVHGIIAGSTLEQAVKLSRLSLQTVATVLEMRNGGELSEQALKEAEEIQQELDIQWQIYRALKECEERDTTLILALKNELRQVQISNIGIEIEQ; encoded by the coding sequence ATGCGAAATCCAATTCATAAACGTTTGGAAAATTTACACTCTTGGCAACATTTGACCTTTATGGCGTGTTTGTGTGAACGGATGTATCCGAATTTTGTGATGTTTTGTCAGGTCACAGAGCAAGATCCGCAAGTCGCAAAAACCTACCATAATATTTTAAATTTGGTCTGGGAGCAGTTGACGGTGAAGGGCGCGAAGATTAATTTTGAAAATCAGCTGGAAAAACTGGAAGCCATTATTCCAGATGTGAATGATTATGAATTTTTCGGTGTGTTGCCGGCAATTGATGCTTGTGAGGGGTTGGCGGAATTAGTGCATGGTATTATTGCCGGTTCAACGCTGGAGCAAGCCGTGAAGTTAAGTCGTTTGTCTTTACAAACTGTGGCGACGGTGTTGGAAATGCGAAACGGTGGGGAACTTTCGGAACAAGCACTTAAAGAGGCAGAGGAAATTCAGCAGGAATTGGATATTCAATGGCAGATTTATCGCGCATTAAAAGAGTGCGAAGAACGGGATACTACCTTGATTTTAGCGCTAAAAAACGAGTTACGACAGGTGCAAATCTCAAATATCGGTATAGAAATTGAGCAATAA
- the hup gene encoding DNA-binding protein HU — translation MNKTDLIDAIASAAELNKKQAKAALEATLDAITESLKAGEPVQLIGFGTFKVNSRKERTGRNPQTGAEIKIAASKVPAFVAGKALKDSVK, via the coding sequence ATGAACAAAACAGATTTAATTGATGCAATTGCAAGTGCGGCGGAGTTAAACAAGAAACAAGCTAAAGCGGCACTAGAAGCAACTTTAGATGCAATTACAGAAAGTTTGAAAGCGGGTGAACCGGTACAATTAATCGGCTTTGGTACATTCAAAGTAAATTCACGTAAAGAGCGTACCGGTCGCAATCCACAAACTGGCGCAGAAATCAAAATTGCAGCGTCTAAAGTACCTGCCTTTGTTGCCGGTAAAGCATTAAAAGATTCTGTAAAATAA